TGCTAACGGAAGGTCACAGTCGTCTTGTTTGATTACAACTTAAGCCTTCGTTCTTCAACTCGACTTCAAAAACGAAAATATTAACTCTCGTCTTTCAGCCGCACACATCAACCGTCAGGAGGCGGCACAGCATTTTATTCAACGCGTTACTTCAGCTTTAAGAGTGTCCAGGATAACGCCACATGACAAAAGGAGGAAGTGACATAACCGCCATGAAGCACCAAAGTGTCACTCAGCGCTGAAGATGGGACGCAAGCTCGGACTGCCATCAGGCATGAACCTCGAGGTGGACAAAAGTGACATCGGCGCCGTAAAACGGCaaattgttacagaatgagAGAAGATGTGATGTGAGCTCAAACTGTCAATCAGATGCAATTGTCAGGAAGCGCTGACATCGCCACAAAACTTTCAGAGTGATGGAAGATGGGACATGAGGTCACGTCAAATCAGGACGGGACCATCAGGAggcaagaaaaaagaaagtgacATCATTACTTGAAGTCAGTCAGATGTAGCCATCATGAGGAGGGACAACAggaggaaatgacatcacattaattacagAAGTTACTTAGAGTGAATTTGGATTGTCAGATGGAAACATCAGGATGCGGGACAAGAGGAGGAAGTGACCATTACCATTGTATAAATCTGTTACTCTTGTTGTGAGGTCAGTCTGTCGGAAGGTGGGAAAAAAGGAGGAAGTGACATCGCCACAATTTTCAGTCTGCTGAAGATGTGAGACCTCAGGAAGTGACGACATTGCCATGAAATCATCTCATCATTAGTTGGCCAAGGATGTTTCTGACGTATCACAAGGAGCAATGTGGTCAAGGCAAATCTTAATCACGGCGGAAATCTGGAGGCCAGCCTGTCATGCCACTTCCTGTTGGCACGGATCACACGAGGCACCAGTATTGTGTGGTGTAGTACACGTCTTTGATTATTTGAGTGATATTCTGATGTTAGCGTGCACGTAGTTCATGTAAGAGGCCCAATGTTTGAGCAGGTAAGTCAATTTGATTCTTATGTCATTTAACATTATTCGAACTTTTTAGTCATTGGAAGTTGAACCTTATTACCAGCACACCACTTGGTGATCGTCTGCCCAAGTCCAGACACAAAGAGCAAAAATCACGGTCATCCATTTCTTTCGTGCCAATCCTTACTTGATTGCTGATTTGAGGGGTGATGGGCGGTCTACACCTtggactgcttgccagccaatcgcaaatgGTCTTGGCAAGTCCCAGCCACACCCAAGGACAAGTTGGTCGTCACTTAAACTCACCTGCCCGAGTTTGGAATATTGGTGGAAGCATGCGAAAAACAAAGCGAAGAACGCCACACAGGGAGGTCAGAAACTGGATCCAAACTCAACTTCAAAACTCTGCTTGATCTCGCTGCAATATTACCCTGACAAATAAACAGCCTACGGACGATTAAGTTTGTGAAAGTACACTGTCCGTGTATTTTTATGTTGCCATTTAGCAACCTTAGGACAGGAGGAGCGTTTATGTCCCATCTTAGTTTTATGAtccatggaaaaacaaaaagttaaccgctcatcttcctcctctcccTGGCAGCTCGCTGTGCTACTCCGCAGAGCGCCAGCTGTCGATGGACCTGGTCAACGTGGGTCGCCAGCGTCCGGGCTTCCTGCCGGGGGGAGGCGTGGCAGACGGCGGCGACGGCAGGGGAAACTTTGCGCAGGAAATCATCACGCTGGTGCACATTGTCAAAGGTCAGGATGCCGTCTGGCCTGCGAGTCACAGGACACTTCTTACCGTGCGTTTTGGGTTTTGCAGAGCTGTATTTCAAAGGCGACGGCATCACGTTGAACAAGCGTTTTTCGGTGCCGCTACAAGAGCAGGGGGCGGGGCTGACCCTGGACCAGAGGTTCTCATCTAACCAGTACGTCAAACTGAtgggatgatgtcatcttttatACAATCGAGTCGATGCAAGTATGCCACCAGGGTTGCCCCTAGATGGAGCTATTTTGCATTGACCAGTGCAATGAGTAAAtcaatgtcatattttaaaattgattttgattggtcgttgccaggGCCCAgaacaacattgatgtcattttcagtcgacagcaagtggcaaaatggccgcctcatgagataaaaatgggtgcattttgctgctaaactcattttgcacaaacacaatattaatcagaatcgaACATATTAGTGTGAAGAAAATGTTGGACTCGTGAccttcctcatcttcatcttcctcaGCGTGAACATGACGCCGTCGCCCGACGACATCCAGCCGCTCTTCCCTGGTTTAACCGGCGCGCAGGTGAAGTCGACTTCCAGCTGTCTCGTGGCGACTCCTTCCTTGACACATCGCCTTGACCCCCTGTCgccattttcttttctctccaGCTGTCGCACGGGCCCGGCGACCTGAGACACGACCTCGAGAGGCGGCGCCAGAAGCGTCTGGAGGGCGTGACCATCACCATCCCGGGAACCGGACAACCGGCCCCCGCCAAGATCTGGTACAGCGGCGATGCGACGTTTCCGGACGAGCGGGACTACAGGCGGGACGGCAACACGGTGAGCGCGAAAGGGCACGTGACCCTGCCTGGCGGGTTCGAGATCTTGGTGACATTGAACCCGGTCTgtgcgtgcacgtgtgtgttCAGGATGTGAGGCGAGGTGGTCAGTACAGGATGAATACCGGCCCCACGTCGAGGTTGAAGAACCGGCAGCCCGTCAGGACGCACAACCGTCACAACTATGATGAGGGTAATctccaaaaaaacattcatcctCTCTCGTACTTACAAAAGGTCAGAGGTGAGCAGCAAGAGGCACACATGAGGTACACATGAGACTGATCGCCAGCCATCAGCGGGGAAGTTTTAGACCAGagtcaaaacatttttgaaagtgATTCACTCTTTCagacccaaaaacgtgtaaatacatttttaatactttgtcgttCCCTCCcggaaacgtgtttacacattttatatatatatatatatttttttttttttaatgcaaaagcatacagaaggctctgATGCAGCTTCTTACACGAAGAGCTgacttaaaacaatggtagttatttaaaaaaaaacagccagcaggtgaccgcagagtatgagatcatccagggccatgttgcaacatgtTTTTGactgtgttttcaccaggaatgtgaatattgatgaaactttatattgtaatgctaattgctgcaaagtgaAAACGGATACAAAATatactcacccccccccccccccccccccccccccccacggtaggttccgtgcttttataacagtacaacacaatattctgtgggccttgcaaaatcagtccaaatccagtaaaacagctgggagtgaaggggattgctgcttcagtgaaaatcaataaacaaacaaacaaaatggctgctgggagtgaatgagttaaatgtgaaaagctaccagtttgatacatACTGCTGAAATAACACATTTACTCAAATTAATTGTAAAAGGGATGTTCTGtgccactttttgtttttctcaggtTGATACAGTACATTTTCTGATTTGTATAATTGCAcgaaatgaatggcaattttctattttactcatttgtaatttctagctcctgattgtaaaacaaccacaagaggggagcattgcttttttttttttttttttttttttttttttaacgacagaTGTTACAAACAAATCAGTTCTGAATCATCAAACATCGATTttgaatggaagaaaaaaaaaagacagattaaTGGCACATGTCGACAATCGGCTGATTGCTAATCAAGTCTCAGGGTACATGTGATGCTCGCTAAGCTCACTGATACCAGGAACACCTTTTTTTaagtcgtgaaaaaaaaaaattgcataatcGCGTCGATCCCCTTTTGAGTTGTTCCCGCCTGCAGCTCAACAcgtctattttttttagatttctttTTCTGCCCCGGCTTGTGTAACGACCGCGTCGGCCGCTTTGACCTAAGACCCAGTGACTGCATCGTTAGCGCTCATCCAATCTCATTTCCGCTTCTGGCTCGGCCACGCCCCcacaaggctaaaaaaaaaaatcctccgcTGTTGTCGTGATCCGCATTAGAGCTGCCACCTCTTGACTTAAcctcaatttcttcttctttcctgctgtgtgggtttgtgtgtgcgtgcgtgtccccTCCCCGCAGGTCCCAGCTGGTGACGCCTCCCGCCGTAAGACGAGCGAGTCCCGATGTTTCATTCAGATTTCCCCGCGCAGTTCCTTCCAATCATCTTGCCCTTTAAAGTGAGTCCATGTGTCAAGCTATGTTCTCCATGTGCTCTTGCTTTCGTTTGTAGCTGCTTTTCATTTGAGGCACCAATTTTGAGCCCTTATTGTAAGGATGACTTAATCATGAAGACCAGAatgaaataaatgctcaaatggttctttttttgttttgtttctgtatgTGATATATGGAGCAATGGGATGTGAGTAGATCAACTTTATTTAGTTctgctatgaaaataaaaaataaaaaaatcgtgtttgtaaacatgaatatGAAACACAAGAAGTATCAAAGGCACagagtagggctgcacgatattggaaaaacatgcgatatatttgctgaatatagcaatatcgatattattgcgatatttaacatgtacctaaataaatgacatttttattatctaatgaaataattactttttttttcaaggggaaaaataatcaaactcaatgtattaattgtaattacttctcgataatgttcaactattagatggcagtgcacattttcgttaagtactCTGTGtttcaactatgttttgcatttgcattagggTTGGAACTAGGGGCGTAGGAACCAAATAAAGAGAGggcgaggaggggatttttgtatcagtcagttcctctcctcgcgagctttgaactgagtgtcttctctcctttcttgtcatatttaataaatgtcaaacaggtcaaCTTGACAATCTGACGGGTCAAATTCATatcaaagcataaaattccatatcaaattTATTGGATGTCTTTGCCATATGCATATTATATAggccaatattgcgatatcgatattttttcagtatattgtgcagccctagcacAGAGTAAAACCTgcaagaaaaacaacacaattttgAAATGGAGTCTAGCTGGCCTTGTGAGCGCGTAGATGTGTACACACAACAATAATCGGGCCTAATTTGACCTTAATCCCCTCACTCAGATTATCAGACGTCTCCAAAGATGATCCTGAGTGATTATCTTGTAATTGGGTATGATTTTTACCTCATCTTAAAAccgtttcacatttttttttagcaaatccTTCGGGCTCAACCGTGATTGCATCATGCAAGGTGACCAATCAGAAAGCTTGATGCAGTTGTTGCCGGGCCACAAATGGACTGTAAATGACCTTTCACTCGTACTCGCGCTTTTCTACCTTGTAGGTACTCAAAGCGCTTTTAAACGCTGTCGGTTCACATTCAGCTTCTGATgacgcagcagcagcaacagcttgTCGATTTGTTTGCGTAACGTCTCTCGCAGGGGCAATTCGCCCACACGAAGCCTCCAggtaagctaacagttagcctaacTTCTCTTCTGCTCATCTTTATTGGTCAACGCcacacgtgatttttttttttttttttttttttttttgtcgtgtgGGCTTTCGCATTTGACAATTGGCTTAAGATGCTAAAAATCAACATGCATCAAGCTTGACTTGATGTTGAATGGGATACAACTGGACCAGAAGAGTCCGCTGACCTCCATTTTCTCACATGAACATAACCTGGATGACGGAATCTCCGCGAGTTTGTTTGTACCCGAGTGTCCATGAGGTAAAAAGTCTTCAAAGTTGATTTGCTTACTTCCTGTCCTATTATTATGAGGTCCGATTGTCTGTCAGGGTTGTAGCTCCGCCCACTGCGCCGCCGAGCACATTTAAATCAGAGGCTAGAGTCGCACGACAGCGGGCGGAACGCCACCTCCGTGTTCTCCTCCATGATGATGTCAAAGCGGCACATCAGCGGCCTGGGCGGGATCAGGAAATGCACATTAGTTAATGACCAGAACGTCTGCCGTTTTATGTTAGCATCAGCACTGtcagaaaaataacatgaacATGTTGGTTTTGCCGTAAAGTTTAAATAGGAGTGCCGACTTGACGCAAACAAACGCAAACGCGAGATTTGAATTTTTGGGTCTAACCTTTGCGGGCGCTCTAGCGGCGTCAGTCGTATTCGCAGCAGTCGGATCTTGTAGCGCGGCCCGATCACATTGCCCGTGCTGATGCGCAGGGAGATCTTATGCACGTGCGGCAGGTCCTCGTCGAACTGTGCCAGGAGACGCGTGGACGTGAACTGCTCGAAGCGAAGACGCTTTCTGGCCGAGAGAGACACAACGAGCAGATCGCAACACGTTTTGTGTCGTAGTTTGTTGTGTCTGCTTTTCAAGTACATCCTGGGTTgctaagtgttatttaatccGCTTCGCCAATTAGTCTTCGTTTGGCTCATTCATTACCTAATTTTTATTGCTTCAAAAATAGTTAAGTGTCTTTTTAAATAATCGGCTTAATTATAATTAACAAAATTACTTTAGCAATTTACTTGGAAACCAGTTTAAATAATTGTAAGAAATTAACAATGAATTTTAAGTAATTAAATCTATTAACAATTAAGTTGTAATTAAGATGGGTATTTAACAGACACttgaaaaccaaaaaaaaaaattacaattaactagattaagtacaatttctggagaaattgtgtgggagtgctgaaagctgaatgttaCTAGgtcaatgctaagatttgaatgcatgtggaatgcttattgaagtaaattgagatacagattatgaaattatgacctcctggttactggacaatgcgctttaccaactgtgtcactgagcagtatcagatacctggtaatgataagttatatgtatggaagtgggcgtggaaagtgatacttactGTAGAAAGAGCTCAATGTCTgctccattgaaaatgaatggggaaaagtctatctttaacgttaaattgtgcgaatactgtcagtaatgtggaatcagacgataaataccccgggaggcgtcaatttttgaagcaagttgaaatttcaaCAGTAAATCTGAAGCattgtgtgggagttgttatatggcaaaaaagtgtagagaataaaaatgaccaaataataTATTTGGTAAAATGTTAAGTAATtctgttattaatttaattataattaagcCAATTAGTTTAAGTgtcttattaaataattaaaaagctatacaataaatgacattttaattgtTGTTGAATTATTAAGTTATTAGatgattgtgggaatgctgaagcattcccacatatgttttatgatttttattctccacactttttttgccacgtaactTCCCCCACATaaaacttccaatttacactgttcaaacttCAACTAGCtgcaaaaattgacgcctcccggggtatttatcgtctgattccacattacttacagtatttgcacaatttaacattaaacatcaacttttcccccattcattttcaatgggacagacattgaactttttccaagtatcacttttcacgcccacttccacACATATAACTTataatcattaccaggtgtctgatgctgctcggtggcacagttggtaaagtccattgcccagtaaccaggatgtcataatttcataatttatctctcagttgacttcataagcattctacttgcattcagcattcccgcgcaatttctTAGTCTAATaagacatttgaaaatgtttattttaaaaattacattaaattaacagaattaatttaaaatgttatcaaattcattttattaataatgtaattataattaggattatttatttatttatttatttcattttttattttttttactgaggcAATGATTTAATGACCTAAATGAATACAGCAAGACtcttgataaaataaataattgatgaGCCGGATTAAAGAACAGCCACCCAGGATGAAATTGATGCTCCCCCATAAGGTTTAGAATTACTTGTCGATGCCATAAAATGGATATAAAGTACTACTTTTATATCTGACAGGGCTTTGgcatgagcacaaaaaaaaaaattaaaaaaaaaatataaaaaaaaaaacgggaaaaatTGCAGAATCTTACAGTGAATAATGGGGGAAAGCTTTCAAAAATATGCAGGTAATAAAATAGTTGGACTATTGTTGCTTATGCTATTCGTTTTGGAATTAGTCATGTCAAATTTGGTGAGGAGACAAACTCACTGGTCAATGCGGGCCTCAGTGACGTTCCTGCCGCTGTGCAGGCGGATGTAGACCACACCCCAACGCAGGTACTGGTTCCACGTCACCATGTCCACTCGATAATTCAGCTCTGCAACAcacataaacaaagtgcaacatgGAGGGTTAGGATTCACTTTAATACAAAGAAATGTGgttcatcattttcaagttcAGCTGGTCACAGAAAGGTGGTGAGGCAATAGAATTCctttggcgccctcttgtggtgtCTTAGGGAACTATGTTGGCGTGAGTTGAGGCGCTTCATCTGGCGATGTTGGTgaaatttcattttaatataaaaaactaTTATGAAAATAAGACATATCCTGCCCTCTGAGGGGGAAGCCGCCAAACTTACTCCTGTAGGGGTACGAGGCCGTAGTGCTGAAGAACGCTTTGGTCTGTCCAAGTCGCAGGAGACTTTCCCGCCATTGGATGACATCATAGCCTAGACGTGAGAGCAGAAACATCAACCAGCAgactaaaaatgtatttgtattgtaAAATGAATCCTAATCACTCCCCAAATTCCTGGGAAGCGTGTTTGCGGCGTTCTCACCGAGCTGCGGGCAGGAAGCGGGCTTGAAGGCCTCGCACTGCAGGCAGCGTCCGTCCAGGAAGTCGGCGTAGGACGCGCACGGGTACGCCGTCAGGCCGCACGTGCCGTTGAGGGCGCAAAGGTATAGGAGCATGGAACGTTGGTGGTCGCACACGAAGTAAGACTTTCCTGTTTTGCGGGGGAGGGAGTGGGGCTAGCTGAATATCTGCGATACACAAGCGTttctgtgcgtgcgtgcgcgcgcgcactTACCGGCAAAAATGGTTTTGGGGCAGCCAGGCTGGTCGGCCCCGCCGTTGGCGTAGAAGTCAATGTGACCGTGAGCCCCCCGCAGGCCAAACGCTGCAACAACAAATTAGCTAACATTAGATTGTTATGCGAACTGAACCATTATTTCCCTAAAATTTGTTAAATTGcaaataaacatttaacatcATCTTCCTGGTTTTAGATACATGTGACGTTAATTCTTTATGTGAAATGATAACAGTAAAAAGTAGAATGAATTTCTTTTGTGCTGTACGATTGTTgccgtagcattagcatgttagcttgttGACGCTCACAGTCCATGTCGGTGTGCAGCACGTCCACAAACATGGCGTCCGACGGGTCCAGCCTCTCGTCTGGTGTGGCGCTGGTGAAGAGAGGGCCGGCTGGGTCCAAACCTGAATGCACCAAAAGGAAACGCCGTAGGTTTCACGTACAAGACGTCGATGTTGAAGGAAGCGCTTTCATAATCACAGATTATCGGGAGGTGAGTGGGTCTCGAGTTTCGGTCCGGTTACCTGTGATGCGTCCGATCTTTCCCTTCAGATTGGCACCCACAAAGCCGGCGAGGTGCGCACCCAGACTGACGCCGATGAGGTGCACAGAGTCCAGCGAGGCTCCTTCCTCCTGAGGAgaaattcaaaaatgaatttgAGTTGCTGGTAGGACTCAGATTGCGACACTTTCAACACTTGACTCTAGGAAAGACGTCATGCATTTGTGCTCCTTGTCATTATTGGAACCAAGTAAGTTTATCTTTCTCGTCAGACCACAAGACATGGTTCCAGTAGTCCATGGTCTGAAGGCTG
This genomic window from Festucalex cinctus isolate MCC-2025b chromosome 20, RoL_Fcin_1.0, whole genome shotgun sequence contains:
- the lipib gene encoding lipase member H; amino-acid sequence: MLACRRLGLVLGLVLLCQGVEQDGDSCDNFTDLNLSHCFLGTSLYVRLLLYTRANPACGRELRHRRPASEPLFNLSRPTAFVIHGYRPTGAPPVWIDRLVRLLAEGRDLNVIVVDWNRGAANLNYLTAVAYTREAAHNLTGFIRSMQEEGASLDSVHLIGVSLGAHLAGFVGANLKGKIGRITGLDPAGPLFTSATPDERLDPSDAMFVDVLHTDMDSFGLRGAHGHIDFYANGGADQPGCPKTIFAGKSYFVCDHQRSMLLYLCALNGTCGLTAYPCASYADFLDGRCLQCEAFKPASCPQLGYDVIQWRESLLRLGQTKAFFSTTASYPYRKLNYRVDMVTWNQYLRWGVVYIRLHSGRNVTEARIDQKRLRFEQFTSTRLLAQFDEDLPHVHKISLRISTGNVIGPRYKIRLLRIRLTPLERPQRPLMCRFDIIMEENTEVAFRPLSCDSSL